The following is a genomic window from Ahaetulla prasina isolate Xishuangbanna chromosome 9, ASM2864084v1, whole genome shotgun sequence.
CACCAACCTCCTCCATGGTCCCTGGTGATGGACGGCTGATGGGCCCAGGAGAGGATGCTGGCAGTTTTGAAAGATAAAAAGGCCTCTTGAACAGAAAACTCGAATGGAGAAGCCAAAAGGAACtgggaaaagagggaaaagaaaacacAGTTTCAGAGGAGGCACCGGTTTGAGAGGGATATGAGGGAGAAGCACAAGCCCCCTTGGGCTCTGTGTTCAGGATGCCCACGCTGATTGGCAGCCACTCCAGCAGGCGGGCAGGGCGAGAGGGCGGGTAGACTGGCCCAGGCAAAAGGGAGCCTTAGAACAGCCATGCCAAGGTGAAGATGGCCCCCTCTGtgctccctccctgtgggaggtgGGGGGCAGGCCCTTTGGCCAGTTTCACGCCCCCCCCTCCCAGCATTCCTGAATGATTAAGGCAACCTGAGAGAGGCTGGTGGCATCTTCTGGGCTCCTCTTGAATCCGACGTTGTTAATATTTTTGCTCCTGCAAGAGAGCTGCTTGCCTGATGGTCCTGGATCACCCCAGGAGTGAGTTTGTTGCAATGCTTGGGCTGAACAAGGATTAATACCCCAAATCAGTTGATTTTTCACAAGTGGTTTGTATATGCTTTGAATTCGATTCGCCTTccaaatacaatgtataaactgAAAAGATGTGCCTGACTCTGCTTGAACAGCAACCAAAGAGTAATTCATCTTTCTATAGAAAATCAACATATTTTGATAATTGGAATGAGAAATACACCTCTCGTGATTTAAAACTGAAACTAATTCACCAGACAATATATTTTCAGCTCTGCTCCCTTCCTCTAAGAGCCTTTAAAAAGAAAGGGATGTTAATTTCCTAGCAATCACTATCACgtattgccttttctttttcaggGTGTACTCTTCATTTGAGGCACCTGCATTTCACAAAAAcaatgggattttttaaaaattaaaatatttttaactctTTGGTGTTTTTGGTTAGGAGTTGTGGGTTTTATTCTGTTGTACCCTGGGGGGAATCTAGAGAGAGAGCTGGGAAAAAATGATAGCTAGGTGATCTCATCCTAGTGGACCCCCAGAAgtctgagccagccatgtgctgcagctgccagaaaGGGCGATGCGGTTCTCAGCGGCATCAACAGAGGGGCAGCATCAAGATTACAAGAAGTGATAGTACAGCTTCGTACCACACCGATAAGACTAGGAATTGTGCATCCAGGTCTGGCCACCATGAGGGAAAAAAGATGCAGAGTcctcagaaagagtgcagagaagagcagcaaagatcaaAAGGGTCCGGAGACTAAATTGTGTGAACAGTTGAGGGAGCTGCATTGTCTAACTTACAGGACAGGAAGGGGGGCATGATAACTGTCTCCCAGATCTTGAacttggggttggactagaagacctctgaggtcccttccggtcctacgattctatgttctattggtTATAATGTCATTTTCTTTAGCCAGATCAACTTCCCTCCCTGTCATCCAACAAAAtatgcattttgatttttttggggCCATTGCTTTTCAAAATGCTCCGGGCATTGTGGGGGCAGCTCCTGACTCAGTCTCTTGCTCCGTTGCAGAGTGAACTTAGGGCAGAAGCTGGAAGCCATAACAATTGTGCTGCGAGAGGTCAAGGAGCAGATCACCCCCGAGCTGCAAGAAGTGGGTAccgaactgcaggcagcctgGCGGAAGCTGAAGGAAGATCTGACCAAGGACGTGCAGGAGATTGGCACCGAGATCCAGCCCTTGCTGCGCAGGCTCCGGGAGAACGTGCAGCAGGAAGCCTCCGCCTACTTCCAGCAGCTGAGAACCATCTCCCAGGACATCAACCAGGTGGCCCAAGAGAAGCTGAGGCCGGTGGCCGAGGGTTTCCGGGACAAGGTGCGAAGTCACGTGGACGAGTTCCGCAAGGACGCCGCTCCCTACGCCAAGAAgctggagctgctgatccaggagAAGGCCAAGACGCTGGAGGAGACCGCCCTGACTGAGCTCACCGAGTTGCAGACCGAGCTGCAGCAGCAACTGAGCGAAGTGCGGGAGAAATACGGGCCCCTCTGGGAAAAGGCCCGGGAGGAGCTGCTGAGTCTGCTGGCGACCGCCAAGTCCTTGTTTGTGACCAGCGGAGGTTCGGAACAGGAGGTGCAGCAGCAGAGCTCCTAGAGGCACCCATCCTAGCGGCTGAGGAGGCTGGCAATTCCTTTGTAAGGCAGCAGAAGGCCggatcccacccccaccccaatctggCTGCCAGTCTCATGTCCCTTCCCTAgacttttttctcctcttcttcttttgtgccaaataaaaaacaaaacaaaagtgtgATATGCAAATGATCTCTGTGTCCACTTGCATGATGGGGGACCTGAGCGGTGAGAGACTCCTCTGGTTCAGCTCTTCTGGGAGGAGATGAG
Proteins encoded in this region:
- the APOA1 gene encoding apolipoprotein A-I; protein product: MQSLNLVLALLLLTGAQARYFWQHDDPQQTRLEHLQELGQVYLDSAKSAIQQAVVQFDSSALAQELQVNLGQKLEAITIVLREVKEQITPELQEVGTELQAAWRKLKEDLTKDVQEIGTEIQPLLRRLRENVQQEASAYFQQLRTISQDINQVAQEKLRPVAEGFRDKVRSHVDEFRKDAAPYAKKLELLIQEKAKTLEETALTELTELQTELQQQLSEVREKYGPLWEKAREELLSLLATAKSLFVTSGGSEQEVQQQSS